The Metasolibacillus fluoroglycofenilyticus genome segment AGTGAGCTATTCCAAAAGCCGTGCGTAGCCGGCTTTTGGATAGTAGCGATAATGTTTGATAAAATGTTGATGTAACTAAAAAGAGAAATCCTCTTTTAAAAATGTGATGAACATTGGCCAAAGCAGTGTTCCCGCTTGGTGAAAAATGGAGCGATGCAAACCTTTATTTCAATATGGTGTCAAAAAAAATGGATTTTTCGGACACGCCCTTCAATACTGACAATTAATAAGACTTTTCTAATGTATAGCCGATTAATGTGTTTTGTTTTAATAATAGGTATACTTTTCCTGTTTCTGATTTTTTACTATAATAAAAATCAAATCTAGAAATAGGCCATTGACTTTTAGGGATAAAATCTTGTTTGAATTGGTGTAGGGCATCTTTCCTGTATAACCATATTTGGCTGCATGATTAGTTACTGCACCCGTGTTCATTTTTGTTAATGCTAATCCACTAAAATCTACACGCTCTAATCTTATATCATCTATACTATAGGTAGTAATATCCTCAGTTAGTAAATCTAACTCAAACTCATTAATTTCCGAAGCATTTGCCGTATCGTTGATGTTAATTAGAAATAGAATTGCTAAGCTATATAAGATGGTTGTTAAAAATTTCGTAAACTTCATTTTCAAATATGCCACCTAATTAGTTGCTATAGCATTTTTTATATTCTCGAGTTAACCCCATTATAGTACTACACATAACACATAAACAATTGCGTGATTCCGCATATTTTATTTGCGGAATCATGCAATTGATTTTAGTTATAAAATTATCTTTAATTTCTAATTTGATACAAATAAATACTGAACTATGCTCTACTGTCCTTGCTGTGCAACTAAGACAATGGTACTATATTCTCTAAGTAAGGTGGGTGATAAAGTTGGTATATAAAAATGATATAATAGATAAAATGAAGGAAATTATCTTATTAGAAAATATAGAGGAACGTTTCAAAATAACTTTATTAAGTTATATAAATGAAAAAAGTAATTCTGCTATGTCTTTTGGGGAGCTTTGTATATTCCATTATCAGGCATTTTTACAAGAACCAGAGATAGATAGAGACATCATACGAGTTGCTGCTGCTGTTGAACTATTAGTACTGAGCTTCGATATAATAGATGATTTGCAGGATGGCGATGCGGATTATATATGGTGCAATAATCCTGCTATTGCGATGAATGGTGCGTTGGCAATGATTTTTTTAACAGCCAAGCTGATTCATGAAAGTACATTTCGGCACAAAGCACAGGCTCTGCATGTGCTAAATGAATTTGCATTAAAGAGCATTAATGGACAATATCTTGATTTAGAAAATAGCGCAAAAGACGAAGCTTCTTATCTCAAAATGACAGAGGCTAAATCAGGTGCATTAATAGCACTTAGCAGTTCGATAGGTGCTAGCCTAGCGCTAGGTAAATTGGATGAAAGAGTAATTGAGTATTCAACATATATTGGTGTAGTCCAGCAAATATTAAATGATATCCAAGACCTGAAAACATGGGGTAAAAAAAATGACTTGCTAAATGGCAAGTATTCTTTACCGATCCTTTATTTATTGGAGCAGTCAGAAGCGTATGCAGATATTTTGAAAAAATATTATAATGGTGCAAAAGTGGAGCTTGAACCTACATATTTTAAACAAGTATTATTAGAAAGCGGTGCAATTAATTATGCACTTGCTATAAAAAATATTTTCAAATTCAAGACATTGCATATAATAAAAACGATGCCATTTAACAATGAAGAAAAACAATATTTAATAAAATTAGTAGAATAGGAAGTTTTAACGTGATTAGCAAATTAATTAAGTATGTAAAAGAAAATTCTCAACTAATACCACTATTAGAGGATAATAAGTTATCACTTTTAGGTGTCTCGAAATGGGAGCAACAGGCAATTGTTGAGGCGATGAATGAGCCGATGAAAGCATTATTTTCCAAATGGAGATAAAAATGAGCAAAAAAGTGTTTTTGGTAGTGTTATTTGGATATACTACCTTATTTATATACTTAATATCATTTTTATTAAGAACACCGTTTATCGGTATTGAAATAGTGCAAGTGCAACAAGAGTGGAAAATTCAAGATTTTGCTCATCCTGAATGGGCCGAGAATCATAATATTGAGCGCGGAGATATCATACTGGAGATTAATCACCAGCCAATAAAAATTGCTGATGATGCCACGCAATATGTAATAAAGGGCGCAAGCAGCATACTTACCCAAAGTACACAAGGGGACAGTAAGCTTATCAAAATTTCATATCGCGATTTTCCGATACAATCGTTTTATTGGGTATTATTACCGATTGTTTATTTTATAATGAGTTTAATTATATGTATTTATTTGAAACTATATAGAAAAGAATCCTTTCAATCTATTAATATCTTTGTATTATTTATATTAACAGTAGCATTAACATACGGTGCTATAGGACCATCAGGATACTTGGGGAATATAAGTGTTTTTATTATGAGTAATGGAGCTATAGCAAGTATTATTTTATTACTACATTTTTTAATTAACTATCTACAATTATTAGATGTTAACCATAGATTGATAATTAAGCCTACTTACTTGTATGGGATTCTTATTATTAGCTGCTTGTTGACGTTATCAGAGAAAATTATTCCAACTATCTATGAATGGAATACAATTTTTATACTATTAGGAATAGCGTTTCTTATTTTTTATGCATTCCTAATGCTATTAATTGTCTACTTGAAATATCGTAAACAACAGCTATTAGTATTGCTCTTTTGCTTAGTAGGGCCCTTTTTACCGATGCTCTTACTATACTTGTTACCGATGCTGTTATTTCAACAGCATGTACTAGCTATGGCTTATTGCACCTTGTTTTTACTTTTGATTCCCATTTTGTTAATGCTCACACAGCTCCCAGACTATTTATTCGATGTCGATTATGAAATTTCAAAAATACGCTACTATAGTATGCTATCATTAGTTGCCTCTAGTGTCGTTGTAATAGGCCTTTATTTTATACTGGATATAAAGCGACTAGATGCTTTTAAAAGCTTTCTTTTCTTATTTATTGTTATTTTTGGTTTGTTCTACGTAAAGGAACGAATCGATTACGCAAGCCGAAAAGTTTTATTTTCTCCTAAAGGCGATTACGTGCATTTTGTGTATAAAACCATTGAACAAATTACGCATATGCCTTCAGTTGATAAGTTATTAAAGCATTTTAGTGAGGCATTGGCTCAGCAATTATCTGTGAGTCATGTTGAGGTACATACTTATTCCACTGCTAATCGGGTGGCAAATCCTAAAATAATTGAAAACTTAGCGTTAGGTACTGTGAAAAGGGTGGATGGTCGTTATATTGGCTGTTTGCATGAAACATTGGATAAAAAGTATATTGTGACGATTGCTAATGAGGGCGGTCTATATTTAAAAAAAGAAGAGCTATTATGCTTGGAATTGCTCATTATGTATGTTAGTAATTTCATTGATAACACGCAGTTTGTCGAAGGGCTTATTGAGCAACTTGATACATCGCAGCAAGGCAATCCAGCATGGCTGAAGAAATATATTTGGCTGCAGCTAGAAAATGAAAAATCCCAGCTTGCACAGGAACTACATGATACGATTTTACAGCAGCAACTTTATTTAATACGTGAGCTAGATGTAGCGCAAATAGATAAGCAGTTAATTAAACGTCAGCGGGAATATTTAATCCAATTAAATGTCGATTTGCGTCATTATTGTGAGCAATTGAAGCCACCTTTACTAGAGAAGCAAGGTTTACGGGTTGCATTGAATAAATTATTTGCGGAAATAGAGCGACAGGCGAACTTTACAATTATCCATGCAATAGAAAATGTCGTATTGGACTCCCCCGAACTACCACTATTAATTTATCGTACAATCCAAGAGATGTTGAATAATGCATTAAAGCATTCACGGGCAACCTATGTCAAAATTACACTAACCGCTTCGACGCAAGGTTTTGAATTAGTTTATTTTGATAATGGGGTTGGCTGTGATTTATCTGAAATTGATGGGAAAAATTCGATGGGATTACAAGGAATGAAAGAACGAGTGTATGCATATAACGGCTCGTTTGAGTTAACATCAGCCTTAGACGAAGGTATGCATATTGTTATCAAAGTTAAGGAGTAATGTAAGGATGATTAAATTATTATTAATAGACGACCATCCATTGATTTTAGAGGGAAGTAAGCAAATTTTTAGCAATGCACCTGATATAGTAGCTGATACGTTAGAAGATATGAAATCATTCTCAAAGGTGCTCACAGAAACACAGTATGATGTGTTTTTAATTGATATTAATTTAGGTGAGAGCAGTGGATTAGAGTTTGCGGAGCAGGTAAAGGCTAAGTATCCAGCAGCTATCATTATATTGTATACAGGTGAGCAAATAGAAGATTATTATTCACTTATTTTAGAGAAAAAAGTGGATAATGTCATTTCGAAAACAGCAACAAAGGATACTATTTTAAAAGCGGTATATGCTGCAGTGAATAATGAAGTGCTGTTGCCTAAAAGCTTTATTGATTACGTACAACAGAATCCAATGAAAAAGCAACTACAATTAAATCAGCGAGAAAAACGAATTCTAGAGCTAGTGAGAGAAGGCTATACGAATAAGGCAATTGCGCTAGAGTTAAATTTAGCGCAGCGCACAGTAGAAAGCTGCTTGTCGCAAATATATATGCTACTAGATATAAATACACGTGCTGACGCTGTGTTAAAGGCTGTGGAATTGAAGTTGATTTAACAAAAGTTATCCCAAAAGCTGTGCATAGCCGGTTTTTGGGATAGTGGTGATAATATTTTATAAAATATTGAAAGAATACGTCTTTAGAAATGTGCTAAACATTGGTTTTAGCAGGGGGCACTCTTCTAGGTAAAGTTTTAACGATGAGAGCGACGTTGAGGTAAAAATGGTTGTCTGAAAGTAGGCTAGCACGCTACTGCCAGACAGCCGTTTGTTTTTTACATTAAAATTTTTACATAATTACTTGCTTTGATTAGTAAATATTCAAGCCGTATGTACAAAATAGTAATTATCTGAAAAGAAATTTCAATTAGGGGCTGTCCAAAAAGCCGTGCATAGCCGGCATTTTGGACAGTAGCAATGATGTTTCACAAAATGTTGATTCATATAAACAGAAAGCGCCTCTTTTAAAAATGGGATGAACATTGGCTTTAGCAGTGTTAGCTTTCAGTAAAAGTGAAGCGATGAAAACATTGATTTCAATGCGGTGGCAAAACAAAATGTACTTTTCGGACAGCCCCCGTAAAGATATGCTATTTTTATATTATGGATTCGTATTTTTCATTTTCTTAGGATTTTTTTATTATATTTGATTATGAAATCAGATGGGGGTGTAAGAAAACATATTAAAGTGAGGTATGGAGTTAAAGGCGAAGATTTAGATCTCAATGAGATTATAAGGGTAATCAACACGCTATAAATATTGCTATCTGGCAGTGACATTTTGCTGTGCTCCCTGTTCGATGATGTAGATTATCTAACTAAAGGTACTCCTTTAATTAAGAGCAAAAGACATTACCAAAATAAAATTAGGAATCACTCTTTTATTTTTGAAAGTAGATAGGGGATATTTACCTGTAATGTCTTTGCCTTTACTATAAAACTATAGCGCGTTACTTACCGCAAAAACAATTGCGTGATTCCGTATGAATTTTATGCGGAATCACGCAATTGCCATACGGATGTGAGTAATAGTACTATGAGAATAACTCGAATACGGGTTATCTATTTATAGTTATAGTGGATTTTGGTCAAAGTAGATTATTTAATAGATCTTTTCCATATGCTTAGTAAAGATCAAAATGTGTTTTGAATGATTTATTTTACCACTGGGATATTTTAATTATTTTAATAGGTTAATTATAAGGAGGAAGGTACATATGGGTGTAGATAGGTTAACACAAGCAAGAACAGACACTGCGAATACAGGTAGAAAGATAGGGGAAGCAATAGGAAATAGTAAAGCAGCAAAGGCTGCTGATAAAGCTGTAAAAGCAATTGGTCAATCATTTGTAGATTATGGAAAAGCAGTCAATAAAGCTGCTCAACAGACTGTGTATGGAAATATGGAAGCACCTTATGCTACTGGTGGAGGTGCTTTTAAAGGGTTAGTTGATGCTGGCGTTAAAGGTGCAGCAAGAGGGGCTGGGACAGGTTTACTTTTGGAGTTCGGTGCTAGGTCTGTTAATAATATTTATAATGATGTAATTCGAGGGTCTAAATAATTAAAAAGCATATGCTAATCTACCGGTATTTGGCAACCACTATACTTCAATTAGTTAGTAATATATAAGTGGAAATTGCCTGTATTTATATAATTTGATTAAAAGGAAATGTAAAGATGGGTATTACATATGACAGTTTAATAAAGTTAGATTCTGTAATGTTAGTATATTTGGACAAAGAGGATATAATAAAATTAAATCTTATTAGTGATAATGGATTAAAGTGGAGAATTCCTATTGAGAAATATAATCAAGTTACAATTAATCTTAAATATTACGCATTTATAATCAATAATAAGTTTTGGATTAAAGATCCAAAATGTAATAAAATATACAATTTCCTGAATACTCATTTTTCAGTGAGAAATAATGACTGTATGAATAATGTCAAAGATATTAAATTAAATTACTCCTCTACAGGGACAGATTTAAGACAAAACACTTTTGATATTATTAATCAAACGAGTTCTTTTTCAAATCTAAATAATGCAATATGTTACAAAGCTAGTTTAAGCAATGTTAAGGAAGATTCGCCTATTATTTTTCAAATTATTAGTCCATCAGGTGAGCTACACTTTATTGATGTGGAATATTTAAAAAAGAATAGTCAGAATGGTATAAGAATCTATTACGCAGGTTTAAAAATCTCACCTTTCTTAGGTGAAGGGGTATGGACTTTTCAAATAATATTTAAAGAAAAAATAATAGATGATAAAAAAGTTATTTATAAAATTTATAAGAACAACTATAGCCAAAATAAAATAAATCATTTCACGCAACAATATAGTAGCTTTCATATGGAAGTGTGAAATTTTGTAATTAATGAATAGAGGATTTGATATTTTAATGATGATTCATAGTAACACTCGCTCATTTTTAATCGTTATATATTATGGTACCTTTTTCGTTCTTTCAAAAGTATATGACTTTTCGGTGTTTATAAATTATGTAATATGTTTGGTCCCTTTTATAGTTTTTATCATTTGGCGTTATAGGAAAAGAAAGCAGAGTGGGAATTATAAATCATAATACGTTTCCTTTTATAAATAACTTCTTCTTGCGAAAAATAGCTGATGGATTGTAAATAGCATAAAGAATAATAATCCTATTGCTACATAACTTAAAAAGTTCTTCTCCATGAACTGATTAATTAGCCACATGCCTGCCATAAAGCAAAAGGTAAATAATATGCCAATGATAATACGTTTCATCATCGTTCATGTCGTATGTATATCGCAACCCAATAGTGAGCCATTTATTAACTGAGCCAGTGAGCCACTTAAACCTCTGTGTATTTTTCAGACGCACACCTCGGCTTTATTTGGAGTGGCGGGCATGATACCCTTGTTCGGGCGTTAAATCCTTATTACTACTATAAATGCGCTTATAAGTACGTACAAAAACGCTCGTTTAACGATGTACATTTTTGATTACCTCTGTATATTACAACTTTACATGGAGGGGCGAGCATGATAGCCTTGTTCGATTAGCCAGCCCTTGTAACAGCTGGCTTTTGGCTGCCGAATCATGCGAGTAGAGGTCTCCATGTAAAGTTGTAATTCTTCAATATTGCTTCGCTCGGCTCTTTTGTAAATTACCCCATTGCTCAATAGCATGATGCCTAGAAGCGTTGATAATATAAAGGAGGTTTTATTAATTTCGGCTTTTAAAAAGATTGCCGCACTGTTATTGATAAAAATGAATGCGCATAAAATAAAACTTAAATTGCCAGTAAATTTATTATTTTTCATAGCTATTTTGACTGTTTTCCTTCCTTTCATTTATTCTTTTGCGAGTATCGTTCGTATACCATAAAAATAAGTTGACGATAAAGCTAAAACAAAGGGGGGGCCAATTAAATTTTCCAGCTAAAATGGCTGTATATAAAGTACCCGTTATACCAAGCGCACATTTTACCCCAAGTATAATCATTAATTTTTTGTATTCCATATGTAGATTACCTCTTATACAGTCATTTTATAAAGAGCAAGATTGAAAAACAATTGCGTGATTCCGCATTACTTTTATGCGGTATTGGGCAATATATAATGGAAAATCAACAACAAAGGACACTTGTCAATTTCTATGGTAGAATAGGCTAGAATTGTTGTAGTTAGATAAAACTAAAAGGGTGAACATAGATGAAATTGATAATTGGTTTAGGCAACCCTGGCAAACCATATGCTCATACACGCCATAATATTGGCTTTGATGTCATTGATGCAGTGGCAGAAAAATGGGGAGCACCGTTAAACCAAACGAAATTTAATGGTATGTATGCGACTGTGCATCGTCCTGAAGGAAAGGTGATGCTATTAAAACCGTTAACATATATGAATTTATCGGGTGAATGTGTGCGTCCAATGATGGATTATTTTGATATTGCAATAGAGAATCTTATCGTTATTTACGATGATTTAGATTTAGATACAGGCAAGCTACGTCTGCGCCAAAAAGGCAGTGCTGGCGGGCATAATGGGATTAAGTCATTGATTCAACATTTAGGTACACAAGAGTTTAACCGCATCCGTGTTGGCGTCAGCCGCCCGCCGGCAGGCATGAAGGTGGCAGACTATGTGTTGTCGAAATTTTCAAAGGATGAAGAGCCAGTTGTAGAGGATGCAATAAAAAAATCGTGCGATGCAGTGGAGCTCGCATTATCAAAAAGCTTTTTAGATGTAATGAATGTTTTTAACGGTGCATAAATAAACAGGAGAAAGCCTATACTTTGAATACATAGCTTTATCATGATTTAGAACATCTATACTGTTGAATATTCGGTATAAAGTCAACTGAACCATGATTAAGCCCCTAGTGCATGTGACAGGTTTTTTAGTGCATTCGAGAAAATAGCCGTGGGGTAATTGATTCAAAGGAGGACTTGCCTTGTCAGTTCGTTATCGTTGTAGACATTGTGAAACAGAGATTGGCACATTGCCATTTGATGCAGATGAAACCATTCGCAAGCTTCACCAATTTGAAATTGGGGAAGTGGATGACTATGTGGAAAGGGACGAACGAGGGGATACGACGGTGCATTGTATATGTGAGCACTGCGAAAATTCCTTAAGACAATTTCCAGATTACTATGCATTGAAAAAATGGCTGCAATAATGAAATGCTTTGGCTGATGAGGCCAAAGCTTTTTCCACTTCCTACTTATTTAATCAATTAAATAGAGGTGTGATTGCATTCAGATTTTTTTGAGTAGGCTCGAAAAAACCTGTGACATCTACTCGAGGCTTAATTTGAACTAGCAGGGAATTTGGCACACCCTATGATTTAATTACTTCTCCACCTATAGAAGTGGGGGGCTTCTGTATCTGTCGCTTTGCTGTCGGTATAAAAAAATGTGCTCCTGCGGTAGTCACAATAGAATTGTCACTATCCTCGACGGAGTAAATAATTCTGAATCAAGTTAAACTATTGAAAGGAGGCTTTGCTATGGATATTTTCCATCAACTATTCTCGCAAGATAAGCATATAAATCCTTTTTTGCAGCAAGTAAAAAAGGATAGTAAAGTAAGCCAATTGGTTACAGGCTTAACGGGTGGCGCAAGACCAGCGTTATTGCAAGCCATTTATAAAGAAACAGAGCGTCCGCTATACGTGTTATCGCCCAATTTATTGCAGGCTCAAAAGCTTGTGGATGATTTAACAGCACTTGTAGGCGAGGACGAAGTGCATTATTATCCAGCGGAGGAGTTTATTGCGGCAGGTATGTCAGTGGCGTCTCCAGAGCTACGCGCGCACCGTATTACGACATTAGACAATTTAGTAAATCGGAAACGTGGTATTTATATAATTCCAATTGCAGGTATGCGTAAAATGATGACGCCAATGACAGTCTGGCAGTCACATTTACTGAAAACAGCAGTGGGGGAGGATATCGCCATTGATGAATGGCTAGTGCAGCTCGTTACGATGGGCTATAGCCGCAGTCAAATGGTAACGACGCCTGGTGAGTTTGCGGTGCGCGGGGGTATTTTAGATATTTACCCACTCGATGCAGAGGCGCCTGTTCGTATCGAGCTATTTGATACAGAAGTAGATTCAATCCGTACATTTTCAGC includes the following:
- a CDS encoding anti-sigma-F factor Fin is translated as MSVRYRCRHCETEIGTLPFDADETIRKLHQFEIGEVDDYVERDERGDTTVHCICEHCENSLRQFPDYYALKKWLQ
- a CDS encoding response regulator transcription factor — its product is MIKLLLIDDHPLILEGSKQIFSNAPDIVADTLEDMKSFSKVLTETQYDVFLIDINLGESSGLEFAEQVKAKYPAAIIILYTGEQIEDYYSLILEKKVDNVISKTATKDTILKAVYAAVNNEVLLPKSFIDYVQQNPMKKQLQLNQREKRILELVREGYTNKAIALELNLAQRTVESCLSQIYMLLDINTRADAVLKAVELKLI
- the comX gene encoding competence pheromone ComX; this encodes MISKLIKYVKENSQLIPLLEDNKLSLLGVSKWEQQAIVEAMNEPMKALFSKWR
- a CDS encoding ATP-binding protein, with protein sequence MSKKVFLVVLFGYTTLFIYLISFLLRTPFIGIEIVQVQQEWKIQDFAHPEWAENHNIERGDIILEINHQPIKIADDATQYVIKGASSILTQSTQGDSKLIKISYRDFPIQSFYWVLLPIVYFIMSLIICIYLKLYRKESFQSINIFVLFILTVALTYGAIGPSGYLGNISVFIMSNGAIASIILLLHFLINYLQLLDVNHRLIIKPTYLYGILIISCLLTLSEKIIPTIYEWNTIFILLGIAFLIFYAFLMLLIVYLKYRKQQLLVLLFCLVGPFLPMLLLYLLPMLLFQQHVLAMAYCTLFLLLIPILLMLTQLPDYLFDVDYEISKIRYYSMLSLVASSVVVIGLYFILDIKRLDAFKSFLFLFIVIFGLFYVKERIDYASRKVLFSPKGDYVHFVYKTIEQITHMPSVDKLLKHFSEALAQQLSVSHVEVHTYSTANRVANPKIIENLALGTVKRVDGRYIGCLHETLDKKYIVTIANEGGLYLKKEELLCLELLIMYVSNFIDNTQFVEGLIEQLDTSQQGNPAWLKKYIWLQLENEKSQLAQELHDTILQQQLYLIRELDVAQIDKQLIKRQREYLIQLNVDLRHYCEQLKPPLLEKQGLRVALNKLFAEIERQANFTIIHAIENVVLDSPELPLLIYRTIQEMLNNALKHSRATYVKITLTASTQGFELVYFDNGVGCDLSEIDGKNSMGLQGMKERVYAYNGSFELTSALDEGMHIVIKVKE
- the pth gene encoding aminoacyl-tRNA hydrolase, with product MKLIIGLGNPGKPYAHTRHNIGFDVIDAVAEKWGAPLNQTKFNGMYATVHRPEGKVMLLKPLTYMNLSGECVRPMMDYFDIAIENLIVIYDDLDLDTGKLRLRQKGSAGGHNGIKSLIQHLGTQEFNRIRVGVSRPPAGMKVADYVLSKFSKDEEPVVEDAIKKSCDAVELALSKSFLDVMNVFNGA
- a CDS encoding polyprenyl synthetase family protein, coding for MVYKNDIIDKMKEIILLENIEERFKITLLSYINEKSNSAMSFGELCIFHYQAFLQEPEIDRDIIRVAAAVELLVLSFDIIDDLQDGDADYIWCNNPAIAMNGALAMIFLTAKLIHESTFRHKAQALHVLNEFALKSINGQYLDLENSAKDEASYLKMTEAKSGALIALSSSIGASLALGKLDERVIEYSTYIGVVQQILNDIQDLKTWGKKNDLLNGKYSLPILYLLEQSEAYADILKKYYNGAKVELEPTYFKQVLLESGAINYALAIKNIFKFKTLHIIKTMPFNNEEKQYLIKLVE